In Rhizobium sp. 9140, the genomic stretch GTCCACAGGAACAGGATGCCGACCATTTCGAACGACCATGTAATGCCGGACAGACCGAGATACCGGCCAACGGCGCCAAGACCGGTGGACAGGATCAGACCGACGACGACCAGGACGCCAATGACCGTCATCACCAGAACCGCTGAAGAGGCGAGGTGTTTCATGGAGTTTCCAGAACAGGAGGGAGGAGAGTGACGATCAGGCGACACAGACCCCCGAATGATCGTTCGGGGGTCTGCAGGCTTTGATTATTGGCCGGCGGCCGCCGTGCGAACGGACGACACGAAGTCCGCACCCCATTCCGCTCCGAATTTCGCATAAACGGGATCGACCATGGCCCGGAACGGTCCCGCATCCACCGTCGTCACCGTCACGCCCTTGGACTTGAGATCCTCGATGACCTTGGCGTAGACGTCGTCGAGCCTGCCCCGATACCAGCTCGTCGTTACGTCGACGGCCTTGAGGACGGCTGCCTGGTTCTCCGGGCTCAGGCCGTCGAAACGCTCCTTGTTCATGAACCAGTAGTTCGGCGTCCAGATGTAGTTCGAGACGGACAGGAACTTCGCGCTTTCATACCATTTCTGGTCCGCGAAATCGCGGATTTCCGGCTCGACGCCATCAACGACATGCGACTGCAGCGATGTGTAGACTTCGCCGAAAGGCAGCGACTGCGGCAAGGCACCCAACTGTTCGATGGTCGAGAGAATGACCGGGTTCGGCGGCGTGCGCAGCTTCAGACCCTTCATGTCCGCGGGCGTGGCGATGGAGGTGCTGACGGTCGCGAACTGGCGGAAGCCGGAGTCGAGCGCGCCGAGCATCTTGAAGCCGTTGTCGGCGCCGGTATCGAAAACCTTATTGCCTACCGGCCCGTCGAGAAAGGCATGTGCCGCCTTGGCATCCGAGAACAGGAACGGCAAGGTGACGACGTTCAGTTTGGGATCGATCGCATCAGCAACGCCGCCGAGGCCGATGTCGATCGAACCGGAGCCGACGCCATCCGCAATCGGCCCTTCGTCGCCCAACTGACCGTCAGGGAAAATCTGCACCGTCAGCCCGTCCCTCGTTTCCTTGGCCAGCGTGTCGGCAAACATGACGACAGCTTCCTGGATCAGGCTCTTCGAGCTCGATGCGTGGGCGAGCCGAAGCGTTTCGGCGCTGGCCGAGCCCACGCAGAGGACGAGGAGCCCGGCCATGGCCGACGTGGAGAGGTGATAGGCGTGCGCCAGAATGATGTTAGATTTAAACATGTTACCCTCTTTGTCATTGTTATGACGCAGAGTATGTGTGGCCTTCGCCGAGGGTTCAATCGCGAAAGCACATCTTCTTATTATCATACGTTATGTCAGTATATCAAAACGCTATGCTGGACCGCTTGCTGCGTTGGACCAGAGATTTTCGGCGGTCAGCGACGGGATGGCGGAGGTGGGGGCGGTGATGCGCCGCACGGCGCGTTCACCATCTACAGCACCAGCGGCACCGGCAGCGAAATCGGTAGCCTTGGCACATGTAGAGATCAGAAGCTGTTCACGCGCTCGGTCACGCGATGACCCGGTTCCGGCCAAGGGCCTTCGCCTGAAAGAGGTTTTTGTCTGCAGCCTTCAGGCAGCCTGCTGGATCAAAACCCGGCTTGCAAAGACACGCGCCTATGCTCGCGGATATCCGCACGTCGGAACCCGAGGGTAAAAGCAAGACAACACGGGTGATCTCCTCCCGGATTTCCTCGCTTCGATCAAGCATTTCATCGAACGTCATATCGCTTTGAAAAATCCCGAATTCTTCTCCGCCGAGACGTCCCGCAAAATCGGATTGTGACTGATAGCGGGTCAGGATCCTGCCAGTACATCGGAGGGCTTCATCACCGGTTGCATGACCATGCCGATCATTGATCGACTTAAAATAATCCAGTTCCAGAAACAGCAACGCACCGGCTACGCCCCGTTGACGGGCTGCCTCTAGGTCTTCCAGGAATGCGGTCCGGTTGAGAACGCCTGTAAGGCCATCTCTGCGAGATTGGAACTGAAGGGCGTCATAGGCATCCGCGAGCTTTTGCAGAGCTTCCGTCGCCGCGGCTTCGGCCCGTCGAATTTTTTCCGACTGGCTAAAATGGAATGCCGAGGCTGGGATCGATATCGCCAGGGGGCAGAATATCGTCATGAACAGACCTGCGCCAGCCACCTGCCCTCTGGCCTGCTGCCGGTTTCATGGACATCGAGGTAAGGTGTTCCTCCTGAAACTGGAAAGCATGAATGCAAAGACGAATGTTCAGTCGCGAATATAAGCTAGAAGCGGTGAAACTGGTCAGGGAACGTGGGGTCACTGTTGCCCAGGCGGCCCGTGACCTTGATGTCCACGAGAATGTGTTGCGCAAATGGGTTCGGGAATACGGCGACGATCCCAGCCAGTCTTTCCCTGGAAAACGCCAGATGAAGCCGGAGCAGCTTGAGATCGATCGGCTCCGTCGTGAAGTCGCCAAGCTGAAGGCGGAGCGCGATATCCTAAAAAAGGCCGCAGCCTACTTTGCCAGGGACGCAATATGAAGTTCGCGTTCATTGCAAAGCACCGTTCGATCTGGCCCCTCTCGTCGTTGCTTTGCAACGACTGCCGGGCAGAGGGTGGCATGGCTCTGCGAAGCGCTGGGGGTTTCTCGTTCAGGTTTCCATGCCTGGCTCAATCGTTCTCCGAGCGAACACGCCCGCTATGATGAGGTTCTGCTGGACAAGATCACGCAGAGCTTCAAATCGAGCGACCGCACTTATGGTGCTCGCCGCGTATGGCACGACGTGCTGGAAGAAGGGTTATCCTGTGGTCTCCATCGTATTGAGCGGCTGATGCGCTTGAATGCGCTCAGGGCCAGGCCAAGACGGCGTGGGTTGCCGAAGGATGTCGGTGACCGTGCCGTCATCATGCCGAACGTGCTGGACTGT encodes the following:
- a CDS encoding TRAP transporter substrate-binding protein yields the protein MFKSNIILAHAYHLSTSAMAGLLVLCVGSASAETLRLAHASSSKSLIQEAVVMFADTLAKETRDGLTVQIFPDGQLGDEGPIADGVGSGSIDIGLGGVADAIDPKLNVVTLPFLFSDAKAAHAFLDGPVGNKVFDTGADNGFKMLGALDSGFRQFATVSTSIATPADMKGLKLRTPPNPVILSTIEQLGALPQSLPFGEVYTSLQSHVVDGVEPEIRDFADQKWYESAKFLSVSNYIWTPNYWFMNKERFDGLSPENQAAVLKAVDVTTSWYRGRLDDVYAKVIEDLKSKGVTVTTVDAGPFRAMVDPVYAKFGAEWGADFVSSVRTAAAGQ
- a CDS encoding GGDEF domain-containing protein; this translates as MTIFCPLAISIPASAFHFSQSEKIRRAEAAATEALQKLADAYDALQFQSRRDGLTGVLNRTAFLEDLEAARQRGVAGALLFLELDYFKSINDRHGHATGDEALRCTGRILTRYQSQSDFAGRLGGEEFGIFQSDMTFDEMLDRSEEIREEITRVVLLLPSGSDVRISASIGACLCKPGFDPAGCLKAADKNLFQAKALGRNRVIA